ACGAGGAGATCGATTTGATCGTCGAGACCGCCCGCGAGAACGTCTCGGTCCCGTACGTGACCGTCAGCGGCTACGTCGATCTCACCAGCGCCGAGAGCGCCGGCGTCGATCTCGTTCGGGAGGCACTCGATGCGGCCGAAGGCAACGGCGAGGTCCTCGTGAGCGGAACGAACGAGGGCTCGGAAGGCCAGCAAAGCGAGCCTTCCGGTGTGCCCGAGGAGGTCGAGCTCGAGGTGACCTACGTCGGCGCACCCGAGTACCGCATTCGGGTGCAGGCTCCCGATTACAAGACCGCCGAGAGCCAGCTCGAAGCCAGCGCCGAACGCGCGTCGACTGCCATCACCGATCGCGGCGGCACTGCGGAGTTCCACCGCGAACGCCGCAGCGACGACGAGTAACGCGGCGCACTACCGCATGAAATCCGCTATTCTCGTGTGCGAGGCGTGGCGCTCGACCCACGATCGCCCGGTGTACACGCTGTCGGAGACCTGCCCCGAGTGTGGCG
This sequence is a window from Halococcus salifodinae DSM 8989. Protein-coding genes within it:
- a CDS encoding RNA-protein complex protein Nop10 translates to MKSAILVCEAWRSTHDRPVYTLSETCPECGGPAVNSAPAPYNPEDPHGEYRRALKRRESE